In Mixophyes fleayi isolate aMixFle1 chromosome 3, aMixFle1.hap1, whole genome shotgun sequence, the genomic stretch ATTTTTAACATgacaaaaatgcaaaatataagatttactaagctgtttAACAAGCTGCTGCAGTAAGTGACAGAAAAAGAGCCAGAAGAAAAAGAGGTGGTTTTAAGAGGTGAgattgagctatcttgccattcagaacataagaggtaCCATTGACATATGAATTATGGatgacaatcattatttatggaTTAAGGAAGCAAAATTTATTTACAATTCACTTAAGAAGGCAAAAGTtacctaaaaaaataattttacccccttgatcaataaataatgaatgtCCCCATGTATATGGCttctttatttgtttaaatatgaTAATAGGACAAGAGCTGAAGATGTTAAATTTgcgacagagagagacagagatacaCAACTTTGTGTTCCTGTGTGTATTATTATGTAAAGCACACACTAAAGCTATCTGTATCCTGGTATACATAAATACTTGCCAAAAATCACACAGATTCACAAATAATAGTAAGCAAGATGCACAGATTCTTCTCAGGTAGTCTCCCATGTCAGCCACTGAAAATTATACATGTAGGCTATTATGGAGTTGGTTATAGAGGTTTATAATTAATGTTGCTTTATCATGTTGCATAGGAAAGGAGTTTGTTATGTTTATAGAGGTTAATATTTCAGGAGGTGAGAGCTGAGGGTGTAGCGCTGTAAATTCTGCAGTGCAAAGCGGATTAAGATAGGTGAATGAGCAGTGCATGCCATcagatacattacatggtaatgtGGGCCTCacccacaaaataaaaatgtgagaATTATGTtgcttaaaaaattaaatataagtgaGAATGAGAAAAAAATTGACTCCTCACACACATCCACAAAGCCCAGTGTGGTCATTAAATGTTTAAATTACCAGTAACACCCAGATTGGTGCTCAAGCAACCTATCCAATTCCTTATCCATAACATTATTGAAGTCTCCAATGCGCATATTTGGGGATTCGGGAAAATAAACAGACAGATTTTTAATGCAATTACAAAGTGTTATAAAAATCCACTAATCACAAGTTTCCAATTTTCACAAAAGGGTCCCAGCAATCTCCTTTGATGTTCctaatttgtttttgtgtgttttgctAATTTCGTCTAATGGGCTTGTACAATGTCATGATTATCTGATCCATAAGTACAACATTCTTGGCCCACCATAGCACATACACATATCTAACAAGATATAAAGAGCTTCCCTATTTTGCAAGGCTACCTACCTAATCTGGACTCattaattcattttaataaataattttgggTCTCATTAACAAATTTACTTAGTATTCCTGAATATTTTTGTAATCTGTCTGATAATAAGCCTACACCTACATGTGGGAACAAGCCAAATAAAATCGTTCATTCCTGGTCTTTTAGGCTTTTTGTTGTCTATGCATTTAACACTCATGTGTATTTATAGGGCTTCCAGATCattcttgttttattaatatgGCAGATATAATGGCCTAAATAACATGTCCCATTTGTGCCTGCGTATAGCTATAAGTAAGCTCTTTTACCGCATATAAAATACAACCCCTGGGCAAAATAAAGCTTCAAATCTCACATATACTTTGTCCGATTTGATTAGACCTCTGCTCCAGGGTAACAGGCAccttaacattattatatttggaTCTACCAACaggcttaggctaggtacacactgaagaattctcCGACCGACGTTATCTCAAATTATTGAACCTATGACTGAAAATCCaatcagtctgatgattcatgcgtacacactgacgatttaccttcagatatgtgctcttcatctggtcctctagtcttcagagaatgacaacacaatattcattcattcattattgtcacactgattaaaaccgccttgttatagatATCCACGTcataatgaatttcgttagcttctgtgtctctgaaacaaaacattctgtctcaggacaaacaaatgaattattccttctactgcactttctacatttattcaccgggacattcatcgctagcatcagctgaaaagaacgcaactctgtaagctctatggagatcgtgagcatgagtgtatacacactacacgatcaGTCGGTGGTTggtaggaaaatattaaacagtacgaccaaccaaatgataCGATGATCGgcaccgtttggtcagatatcgtgtgagtgtgtatagtgacacaatgatctaaagttgtcccaaaactttagatcattgtgtcactatacacactcacacgatatctggccaaacagtcggatgtcagctgattggaggtttttagtgcaatcatcgggccagtgtgtacctagtcttattaatgtaaaatgtaaagcATTGAAGTGAGTACCTATTCCATCTTATGTGGTGAGAAACACAAGGGCATTATTATGTCCTAATGGCTATGGGGGCAGTGTGGTCACTTCAGTCTGGGGTCAGGCGTGACTCGTCTTGTCCTCCTTTTTGTCCTTCTATGATCTTTTTGCAATGTGATGCGTGGATCGAAGTGTCTACTTTACGAATGTACGCATCATCAGTAATTCCTGTATGATCCTTCCTACCTCAGGTCGAGGGCTCCTTTATTCAGGAACTTTATTAGGACCAGATCTCCAGGCTTCAGAGAGTGACACTTTCATCTCATTGAGGAGGAAGTCAGTGACCTGTTTGTCATTAGAAATGAGAGGTTTGCAAATTCTTTATATCTTTTCCCAATAAGTCTTGTCCAATCTAGTTCTTCCTCTAGGTATTGTTCTGATGCAGAAAAGTACTAGAAATAAGGCATCGGGCCATTGCAGGTTCTCTATTTCTGAACTTAAGccagtttatttttaatggttCTGCTTCTTTATGTTTCTAGCCACAGCTTTGTGGATGATAAGGAGTGTGTAATTGTTATTTTATgcctggggatttttttttatgcctCTCTATGACGTGGGCAGCAAAAGTGGCAGCTCTGTCATAGGACAGTGTTAGAGGAAACACATATCTACATATAAATTCAGTTAAAAGTTTCTTTGCAGCTACCTGTCTAGTTGCTATTGCACAGTCACAATTCACTATGGCATAGATGGTGTGCACCTACCAGCAGTTCACGCTACTgagcacggagtctaacacgcctctggctttcaccagggactcccgcaagggagtatggactcagctgcaagAGGCGGCCACATGCTGCCAGAGTCTACTTTATATAGGGGCCGAATGGGGCGGTCAGTGACGTCATGGACCACCGACTAGCTGGGGAGAAgtgtgtcctgttgcctagcagcggatGCGCTTGAGCAGAAAGGCTGAGCGGCAACGAGACGCAGTTGATCAGTGAGGCAGGGAGAAGGTGTACATCCCTGCAATGATGTATGAgagcggggacggcacctgacatgcCATATTCAATCCATCCATCCTGAGaatagagctatacacactaacacatactccAATTTTGGTGAAATGacagtactggcactgaattaCTAGCAAATTTACCTGAATTGTTTTGCAGAAAAATGTGACACAAAGTTTTGGCAATGGAAGAAAACCCAGGAGCAAACTAATATTTGCTCACCGTACCTTATTATTTTGTCCTTACCAATGCAGTTTCCCTTTGTTATCACACCATCCATCTACAAATAAAGTCATGTTTGCATGTGGTAAGGGGGTGTTCGTAAGATCTGTGCAGCTGTGAATGGTTCAGCGGTGGTATGCAAACAATCATGGTATTGTAGTGGTATGTCAGGAACTGAAAGCAAAGTTGCAGGGTTTAAGGGATACTAATAATATACCTATATCAGAAATCACTGTAAGCTTTCATGGCACAAAGCCTATTTTCGTTGCAAAAGTATTCACCTCTCTATTTTATACCCAACACTATCCCATTCCACTTTGAATTGACTTTACGAATTAGCATTGCCCATATAAACAGGCGATATCCTATCCCCTACACTGGATTTCAGCACTAAGGGCAGATAGTGTTTTAGATGGCTAAGAACTACCTTACTTAAAGCTATTCCCCCAGGACATGGAAAGACGATGTCTCCCTACTAAGCTCCCCGTCTCTATTCAATTCTTCCGCCTCTTTTACAGCATTTCACAATGGGGCTGTCACGTGGTGCAGTGATCGGCCTCTGGTCACATGACTTTGATGTCATCAAAAGGTCCTTTTAGTGGAGACGAGCTGACCAGGAGGGCTCCCATTGCATTTAATGACACCATTCACTGACACTAGCACATATAGTCGCAGACGGGTATAACTGGTTTACACCCTCCCCCATAGGCAGAACATTATCTTTACGTTTCATATCCAGTCATCTGTGTAGAAACGAGAGCGGAACTCGCCTTCTGTCATGACTAATAATCGGAGTCTGCTTGTTTGACAGGTAAACACACGTGTGTCTTGTACAGGGGCCGACGCGTGAGTGACGCAGCTGAATCGCTGGTAGTTTCCTGACGGCAGACTGAGCGATACGCGCTCACCGCTACTCTTTACCTCCCTGCACAGCGGCCTGCAGGGGACAAGGAGCGGTCATCATGGCTGGTGGAGGTGGCCGGGGCTGTGAAGGCAGCAGTCAGAGCGAACGTGATCGACAGTACTGCGAACTGTGCGGCAAAATGGAGAATCTCCTGCGCTGCGGACGCTGCCGGAGCTCTTTTTATTGCAGCAAAGAACATCAGCGACAGGACTGGAAGAAACACAAGCTGGTGTGTAAGGGAACTCCGGCAGCCCCTGCGCCAGAGGACAGCACTCCAGTCACAGCAGACAGCAGCGACAGCAAACAGCCTGTCCTCACAGATGCACCGTCTAACGTGGACTCGCCTCTGTTAACCTCCGCTACCGGAGCCACTGGAGCTGGAGGTGAAACTTTGAAAGCCGGACCCGCCCCAAACAACCTGGCCGGGGCAGAAACCGTGGCAGGCCCTGACTCTAAGCAGCGGGAGGTGGTCGTCGGAGGGGCTACATTGAGGGCGATTAAAGAGGAAGATTATACCCAGACCTCGGGCGAGGCCGGGGGCAGCAGTGCCgccaggagaggaggagagggagcggagaggCCCAATGGGCGCACCAAGCCGCTGCTACAGAAGCTAGCCCTGGAGTATATCATCCCCTGTATGAACAAGCATGGGATCTGTGTGCTGGATGACTTCCTGGGCCAAGAGGTGGGGGAGCGGATAGTGAGCGAGGTGAAAGCCTTACACAGCACGGGACGGTTTACTGACGGACAGCTAGTCAGCCAAAAGAGCGACTCCTCCCGGGACATCCGCGGGGACCAGATCACTTGGGTTGAGGGTAAAGAGGCAGGATGTAAAGCCATCGGCCACCTGATGACCAGCATGGACGACCTCATACGACATTGCGGTGGCAAGTTGGGAAACTTCAGGATAAACGGCAGAACCAAGGTGGGAGAAATGTCTGTGTCTAGTTGTATATGGTTCTTCTGAATGCTTTACCTTCTAACGGGATGGCTGGGGGAGGGACTCGGCTCAGCTGCCTATTGGGTTCggttttaagggaaaaaaaaatccaggtagcctagtgacccagcccaaggtaacctaGTATGGGGCTGGGGGTGAAGCAGACGCTGTTTACCGTGCTCAGTATAAATGTCAAAGTATGAGGGACATTGTCAATATTCCAAATAGACAAGTTCCCCTCACTGTCTGTTAATCTGCGCTTGGTGTCACAGGTTATTGTTTAAGGGGGTGTGTCTCTTTTGGAAGTTACTTATGGAGAATGTAATAAGCCTTTTTCAATCCTTTTAGCACTCGGTAACACTTTGCATATTAAACGACgtaaatctggaaaaaaaaatagaggaagATGAATGTGTTTTTTGATTGTTAAATGTGAGATAATCAGAATACTCTGCTACGTCAGTGGTTTGCCATCATTAAGCTGCATTTTAGCAGCACTATATTAAGATCTCATTTTTGTTTTAACTGTTTAACTAAGTCAAATTGACAATACGAATAAAGCATTTACATTAACATGTCATTATAATTTTTATAGTTCGGGCATATCCAGttcaatacaaataaacaaaatactaatCTGTTTGAAGTCCTTATTTACCTATCagtagcagcagctatttatatagcgccactaattctgtaacgctgtacagagaactcccgcacatcagtccctgtcccattttagcttagtctaaattccctaacacacgcacacagaatatacaaactccacacagataaggccattgttgggaatcttaactcatgaccccagtgctgtgagacagaagtgctaaccactgagcctccATGCAACCAATGAAAACATAATTAGATTTAAGTAAACCGTAACCCACTTAATTGATGCTAATAAAAGTAAATAACCTATGTCGGTGGTGTGTTTTAGTACTTTTAAAACTGTGGTGGGCAACTGGAGCAGtattttcccttttatttttccAGATTCCCTGGTCTTGACCTGTTTTTTGTcttgtttatttttgttctttctgaaaaaatgtgtgtgtgtgtgtggatactGTAAGTGAAAACACTGCGGGAAACCAGGGAAAATACACTGCCAGTGGGAAAACTGAAGAGTAGGCTAGGTGAGCCTTCATCTGTGGCCCCCCCTCCGGCTTCTCCTGATTGGACTTAACCTCTGCTTTGTAAGCAGTGTTTCCACTTAGGTGCTTTCTTTGTTTCTTGTTTCCATTTACAGATCATTGGGTGgcgttgtttttattttttttctggtgggtttgGGTGTTTTTTTCCCATTCCAGGTTTTCCAGGAAAAGACAGGTCAAGACCAGGAAATCTGCAATttgaaagtggaaacactgtaagACAACGCAGGGAGGTCTCGCAGCGGAGGAGGGAGTGTAGTGTGTTCTTCCTTCCTTCCTCTATGTGCTCCACTTGTAAATGTAAGCAAAAGTGGGGAAGTTTGAGAAGGCATGTGAGGAGGTTTGGGTATATTtcaggggcatgtgggaaggtcttgGTACCCCACAGGGTTTGAATGCATATGTGTGCGTTTTGTGGCAAGTAATGGTCGGAGGGCATGTGGTGAAAATTTTGGGGCCTGTGGGGGGCATTTTGGAATGAGCGATGTAGGTGTGCCGAGGTAGTTTCCAGCCTTTTCATCATTTTTGGAATtatgggtaatgtgtggccctttttgaAAGTTGCTGGGCCGCATtcaagtatatcaggttgcccatcactctTGTATAATCAATAGCCACAAAATTGGTTGTTAAAATCTAATCTATCTTTTTGTATCATGGAAGAGATTTTCCCCCTAGATGCTCTACTATTGCTTCTGGAGGTTTAAAACTAGCTTTGTTAAACTAAATTAACACAAGTATCTGCTTAATAACaaacacacatttaaaatatttgtcaaatattatgcaaaattaaGTAAACTGAACACTGCAGATCATTTATATAGTAATTTAACTGGCGTTTGCGGCTAAAGATAAATGGGTATTTTGCGCTTTACAATACAATCTGTCTCTGTCTTGCACTCATTTTGAAATCTGGGCACTGTATACTTTCAGAATCTTCACGTAAACATTACTGTCAATAACCTAATCGGTGACCATAGTTTTGAGTTAATAGGTGGGTTATCCACTTCTATACAATCCACTGAGAGAATATTACAGCAGAAGAGATTACCTTTTGTATCTCTTTCAAATGTATGATTTAGTTGTCTTATGTTTAGTTTTAAGTAATCCTGGCCATGCACAAGCTGATCCTACCGCCCGGTCTGTGCAAGTCACTATGATCAGGGCTAATTTTGATAAATTGAATGATATGTGGATGTTCATACATGATCTCTACATGAATACAGAGCCTGAAGGTGTGTTCGTAAAATTACCTGAATGTACAAGTCAACAGCGCTCATCATCTGATGTGCTGCCAGTTTAAGTGGGGAATTCAGTTAGCCGCCAGGTGCTGGACACATTGCCAGCAAATATGGTACAGAAATCTGCGCTCCCTTTCCTTGCATCGCCATGGGACGTGAGGGAAAATGAAATGAGttgagattttagtaaaaactccTACGCGGTGGGTCGTCGTGCTCTGTTCCAAAGACGCATCGCGTCACCTTGTGACTACTTGAATTCCACCTAAGTATATATTTGTTGGGTTTTTCCCCCCTGCCCCGTCTTTAACTACactttaaagcaaactcaggttCAGGATTTTCATTTCATCCAGTAACTCACTGCTACATACTACTATAATGCATGCTGAATCTTTCTTGCCCGTTCTTTGCCTAGAATACTTCTGGTATTTGAGAGGAGTGGTGAACAAATAAGCCGATATAGATAATTGTTGTTTAAGTGGCCGGGGGGTCTCTACCTCCTTTTTGTTTCTGTCATATATGTGTGTTACTTTTATGAAAATGGCACCATTAATTTTCCCCGAATTTGAATATTCAGTTTTCTAACATTAGAGGGATTCcaactatttttttgttttgtttgtttaaaataaaattttaaatatatatttataattagagAGGGACATGAGTGagtcttattatattatattgtttttgccAGAATTTGCATATGCAGTGTAATACGGATCGAATGGTAACTGGCAAGCCAACTACTGTTCAGTCTGATTTGCCTGCATCTATTATTGCAGGCTGGCAGAGGagatctggggctagatttactaagctgcgggtttgaaaaagtggagatgttgcctatagcaaccagtcagattctagctgtcattttgtagaaggtactaaataaataaaagctagaatctgattggttgctataggcaacatccccatttttttcaaaaccgcagcttactaaatctagcccctgatctCTTCACTAACCTGCCTTTTAGTAAGGCAATGTCCTAGTGACATTAGAGGATTTCTCATTCTAATGTGAAAGCATTGTGCGCTTGTATTAGAAACACAGAGCTTTTCAGGTTGAACATTATGCTGCTGTTGTGAGTTAAATACCTGAACAAAACGTTGCCATGAGTGGACCCCTAGGCCTCAATTGAAGGCACAGTAGTAACAAGTGCCTAATCACAAGCACTAACCTACCTGGCTGCTTTAGTTGTGTAGATACAATGTAGTAGGCCTTTAGTTGTAAATATGCTTGTGACCATTACCAGATAAAAAAGCTTTAAAAcaccaaaaaattatttttttacacaaactGTGTCTTTCTTTACAGGCTATGGTGGCTTGTTACCCTGGCAAAGGAACTGGCTATGTGCGACATGTTGACAACCCTAATGCAGATGGAAGATGTGTTACTTGCATATACTATTTGAATACTAACTGGGATGCAAAggtattgaatttattttatttataatgacTAATACCTTAAAGTTCttaagttttggttttttttccaagtcttttataatatttgaaaatgacaatttttgtgtttgtttataacatatactggtatgtatgtatatataatatagtgatgGCAGTTTAAAGTCCTCTGGTGTCAGAATAATGTACTGATGGGCAACAGGGAGTTTTTGAGTACATGTGGGTTCTGGGGACACTTTATGGTAAGCGGGGGCCTGAGTGCTTGTGGGAATTTTATGATGGGGGTGCTGAGGTAGTTTTGGCACTTTCTTTTAATTGTTATTGAATTTTATACAGGCAAATGGAGGAGTGCTTAGAATTTTCCCAGAAGGCAAGTCTCAGTTTGCTGACATTGAACCAAAATTTGATAGGCTGTTGTTTTTTTGGTCTGATCGTCGAAACCCTCATGAAGTTCAGCCAGCCTTCGCTACAaggtaactttattttatttccctgTTACCTATATTCTGTTGTATATTACCATAGCAGGTTTTTCTGCACATTGATCACAGGTTCTCAGAAGCAACATAAACGTTATTGTCTGTGTTTCAATACACTGCATTTTCCTAGTTCGTCAAACAGTGTTAAAGTCAAAGTAGTGATACATTAACATTAGTGGGAAGTACTGTTTTTCCCATTCACAGAGAAGCAGCATTTTAGCAACTTAAGTGCTTTTGATGTAATGGGGAAACCTATTTCTAATTGACATTTTATATGCTACTACTCAGGATTTAGGACACTGCAATTGTCAGGCAAGACATGGACTTTTCGAGGCCAAAAAAGTGAGTCCTGAAGCTCCATTAGTGACACACAGCAGTAAATGACAAAAAATGGTTTCCCTGTTGTACCACAAGAACTTCTGTCAAAAtgctttaaattatgttggcatgTTCTTTGCGGCCACAAACTGACTTTGTAGTGCATGTCTCTACAGCAATGGCTAGTCAACGTATTTTGTAGCAGAAAAATAATTATGcttttttgcaataaaaatattaaattatcatGAAATGCTATGTTAAAGGGTAAATTTAGCTAACCACCCACAGTTCCAATATTTACAGAAGGGGGATGTTGGGAAAAATTAGATTAACGCTGGGGTTACCCTTTACTTTGTTTTTACCATGGTAATTATGTGCCCATTTACTTTAGGGACACACAAAATATTTGTATGCATATGACACGAACGTCCACTAGTTTGGTGCAGATAGTTGCAGATAGTTTTAATAGGTCCAAAATCAATATTGATGAAAATAAATCAGTCTGTCTGGCACTTAAGTTATCACTCTCTAAGTGTTGGGGGGGCTAATATAAATGTTGCAGGCAGATTTGTCCCTGTTGCAATAAGCTAAGTGTCTCTCTGCTGTCTGGTTAAGAGCCTAGAAGACCCCGACTGACCATTATGGATGGAAGTGTACCCTTTCTCCTTCATTCTCACCAGGAAACTCATAAACCAGCTCTTGATCCAAACCTTTTGAAAGCTGTTTCACAAATACTATAACGATTTCCCTGGAAACCTGGGACACACATATAAATAATCTACAATTTTACCAGGGTTTCTGTCTCATATCCCCCACCTCCTGTTCCGACCTAGAGGACGGAAGACTTGTAACCCCTAAATAATAGACTCTGAATAGTTCATCCACATTTGCTTCTGTGTATTTATAAAGCCAGGAATCATCTGGTAACATGGTCATTCTTCTTTCTTTTCACACATCCATCTCAAAGGAGTGTGTTCTGTAAATTGTTTAAATTATTTCTGTAAAGATAGCCCTCAAGTGTTTCTAAAACCCTCTTAATTgccaacagtttttttttttcacaattgcaTTTTTTCCCCATGATCATTAAGCTTGCTACTCAAATAAATCACAAGATGCTCTTCCCCATCCTTATTCTGGGGCAGAGCTGCACCTATACCTACACCTGAGGCATCTGTCTGCACAATAAATCCCTCTTAAGTCTGGTGTTACCAACCAATGCCTGAAAACCATTTTCTGCTTCAGACTTTAAAATGAGCAATTGTTTTCCCTTGGTAAGACCAGTCAACGGGACAGCTAAGGTGGGTATAACCTTCCAATAATATCATGTGATCCCTACAAGTGATGATCTTCTTGTCTCTTGATTACAGGTTGGCCCACTTTTGAATAGCCCCACTTTTGAATGGGCTTTTGGCAAACTTCTGCCTAAGTTGTGCTCACAGTATTTTACTTTTTgaatctctgtacagcacttctTTGGGTTGGCTGTTAGACTCCATCTATGAGGCAGGGTTAACACCACTTGTACCCTACGTAAGTGAGACTGCCAGACCGGACTATGGATGATTACATCATCCCGATGGGTGGCTGTATATTGTCTGTTGGGCCTTAAAATTCTATCCATCATTCTCTGCAACGTGACTGGGGCCCCATGTAATCTAAGAGGCAATACTTTGTAATCCAGAATACTTTGTATTGAAACTGTCCCTCTGGTGCGGAGAAATCTGTCTTTTCTTTTGCACTGTCCGTTAACGCCACTTGCTAGTATCTTTTTGTTAAGTTTAGAGTGAAGATATATCGGACTCTTTCTAGTATTTCAATTAGCTTATTCACAGGAGGGAT encodes the following:
- the EGLN1 gene encoding egl nine homolog 1 isoform X2, with the translated sequence MAGGGGRGCEGSSQSERDRQYCELCGKMENLLRCGRCRSSFYCSKEHQRQDWKKHKLVCKGTPAAPAPEDSTPVTADSSDSKQPVLTDAPSNVDSPLLTSATGATGAGGETLKAGPAPNNLAGAETVAGPDSKQREVVVGGATLRAIKEEDYTQTSGEAGGSSAARRGGEGAERPNGRTKPLLQKLALEYIIPCMNKHGICVLDDFLGQEVGERIVSEVKALHSTGRFTDGQLVSQKSDSSRDIRGDQITWVEGKEAGCKAIGHLMTSMDDLIRHCGGKLGNFRINGRTKAMVACYPGKGTGYVRHVDNPNADGRCVTCIYYLNTNWDAKANGGVLRIFPEGKSQFADIEPKFDRLLFFWSDRRNPHEVQPAFATR
- the EGLN1 gene encoding egl nine homolog 1 isoform X1, whose protein sequence is MAGGGGRGCEGSSQSERDRQYCELCGKMENLLRCGRCRSSFYCSKEHQRQDWKKHKLVCKGTPAAPAPEDSTPVTADSSDSKQPVLTDAPSNVDSPLLTSATGATGAGGETLKAGPAPNNLAGAETVAGPDSKQREVVVGGATLRAIKEEDYTQTSGEAGGSSAARRGGEGAERPNGRTKPLLQKLALEYIIPCMNKHGICVLDDFLGQEVGERIVSEVKALHSTGRFTDGQLVSQKSDSSRDIRGDQITWVEGKEAGCKAIGHLMTSMDDLIRHCGGKLGNFRINGRTKAMVACYPGKGTGYVRHVDNPNADGRCVTCIYYLNTNWDAKANGGVLRIFPEGKSQFADIEPKFDRLLFFWSDRRNPHEVQPAFATRYAITVWYFDADERARAKEKYQTTGEKSVRIELNKSSDEVVKEVY